A region of Toxorhynchites rutilus septentrionalis strain SRP chromosome 1, ASM2978413v1, whole genome shotgun sequence DNA encodes the following proteins:
- the LOC129774793 gene encoding endochitinase-like — MEFEGRLALLAVFLFGLTAPVRTIGDEKPRRLVCHYTTWSQGRAGDASYRIEDVPGELCTHLVYNFIGIDEDTFELTPIQREIDVIQNGYGRFIDLKKRFPHLRLSIAVGGWAHGGEKFSKMAARRNRRQIFVASVVKFLERYGFDGLELAWLYPGNPERGGSVNDKDNYIYLVEELSRAFQKRGRGWELAIQGPADKSRLGVGYEIDALCDAVDFVHLLGYDMRGSWNNFADIHSPMADRPHDTGNFRGINIPEGVKQWTSKGCPPGKLVLGVPMFGRTFILANPQENALGSPTKSGGPAGRYTHESGYLSYFEICLKFKTPRAKWRELWDDVGLCPYAYFGREWIGYENTRSVAEKVKFVKERQLAGMYAFSLDLDDYRGDCGGETYPLTKELYKYIEETKDDGDIVPVIDREWETK, encoded by the exons ATGGAGTTTGAAG GTAGACTGGCGCTGCTAGCAGTATTTTTGTTTGGCTTAACTGCACCGGTGCGAACAATCGGAGATG AGAAGCCTCGGCGACTGGTGTGTCATTACACCACTTGGTCACAAGGCCGCGCCGGTGATGCGTCGTATCGCATAGAAGACGTTCCGGGAGAACTTTGCACTCATCTAGTGTATAACTTTATCGGTATCGACGAAGACACCTTCGAATTAACGCCGATACAGCGCGAAATAGATGTCATCCAAAATGGTTACGGTCGTTTTATAGATTTGAAGAAACGGTTCCCACATCTGCGCCTTTCGATAGCCGTCGGAGGATGGGCTCACGGGGGCGAGAAATTCAGCAAGATGGCCGCGCGTAGAAATCGTCGTCAGATCTTCGTGGCGAGCGTGGTGAAATTCCTGGAACGGTATGGTTTCGATGGGTTAGAGCTTGCGTGGCTGTACCCTGGAAATCCAGAGCGCGGTGGCAGCGTTAACGATAAAGATAATTATATTTATCTGGTAGAGGAGCTTTCGCGAGCATTCCAAAAGAGAGGCAGAGGATGGGAACTGGCGATCCAAGGGCCTGCGGATAAATCTCGATTGGGTGTTGGGTACGAAATAGATGCGTTGTGCGA TGCCGTTGACTTTGTTCACCTGCTCGGATATGACATGCGTGGATCATGGAATAATTTTGCGGATATTCACAGCCCTATGGCGGACCGTCCACATGATACTGGCAACTTCCGGGGAATCAATATTCCCGAGGGAGTTAAGCAGTGGACCTCGAAAGGATGCCCGCCTGGTAAGCTAGTGCTCGGAGTGCCGATGTTTGGCAGAACTTTCATCCTGGCCAACCCGCAGGAAAATGCACTCGGGTCCCCGACCAAAAGTGGAGGTCCAGCCGGGCGCTACACGCATGAATCTGGTTATTTGAGTTACTTTGAGATTTGTCTCAAGTTTAAGACTCCACGTGCCAAGTGGCGGGAGTTATGGGATGATGTCGGCCTTTGCCCATATGCATATTTTGGTCGAGAATGGATCGGTTACGAGAACACCCGATCGGTGGCGGAGAAGGTTAAGTTCGTTAAGGAGAGACAACTGGCTGGAATGTATGCATTTTCGCTGGATTTGGACGATTATCGAGGAGACTGTGGTGGAGAAACATATCCGCTCACGAAAGAATTGTACAAATATATTGAGGAAACAAAAGACGATGGTGATATCGTGCCCGTCATCGATCGTGAATGGGAGACAAAATGA